The nucleotide window AAAACTAATATTGTTCAGTGCTGAATTCGTACCCTTCgtataaaaaacccaaaaacttTTTAGACAATAGACCTACTTCATTTTTTACAGATGATCACCCATAACTGACCCTAAGTAAAAGGCGTCTTCTAAATTAAGACTTTAAAGAAATGGGCACGTTGCTTTAAACTTCGTATAAAGTAACGACATACAAGATTCGCCCCTCCAGAAACATGCTGAGCATGTATGGCATTTTAAAAGTGCTCTTGCTAAAGTTCCAGCGAGACCGGTTGGAACCGGTATTTTAAATTACCCCAGGCTGATTGACTATTACATTGTTACATTTTTGCTGTTTTACAATGATAAATATTTGTATCCATTGTGTTATTTGCGCTTGCGCTGTTCTGatgctaaataaaataaattctcaTTCGAAATACCGCTGCAGTACATCCATTTCCAACGACAAAAGATTGAATATAAAAAGGCTAAGTTTAGAACAGCAAAACTGGTCACCTATTTGTTATAATGAATTCGTAATGTTGAAGTGTGCTGAATGATATAAGGCTCTCGTCTGTAACTATACACTGTTCTGTGTATTGAAGGAGTGAATAGGCCCTTATAAACGCACCACGTACTTCCGGCCAGCGAAATCAATCCGCCtgctctgacgtcacactaTTATTACCCATTCATATTGCCGGATTTACACCATTATTCGCTGATTAGCAGATATATATCTATTCGTCTTTGTAGTCGGGTGTAAATTATcttcaacaattttgtgaaGAAGTAGACTATAGTCTGAGCCTTATTTATGGGTCTagggaaataaaaataaaaataaagaatgaAACGGTAGGAGTGAAACTTAAGTATCAATGTCTGAATTCTCCAGGTCACTCATTTTTTCCCTTCATTTTACTGATAATTATTATATTCCACTGTGGAAACAATTGTAGAGAAGAAGAAATTGAATTCCATTGGTCACGCCTCAACCGATGGAATTCaactttaccccccccccccccaagatcaaaacatttaaattcaACAATAGAGCTTAGTTAAATGATGACGAAATGTCACAATAGGTCTACGTTCAAGGAACAacggtgccttggatcggtcgagttggtttttgaaaagcgtttgtaactcgTTTGCtattaaatgcatattatgATTGGAAAGAATGTTTCCAAGGCaaagatccaaggcaacgtgtccctttaaagccattatacactttcggtacagaacaaaaaactaggttcacagatttacaaataatttacagggtttacagaaggtaatggtgaaagacttctcttgaaatattgttccatgaaatgctttactttttgagaaaacattaaaacaatatcaattctcgatagcgagaattacggacttatttttaacacatgtcatgacacggcgaaacgtgcgggaacaagggtgggttttcccggtttctcccgactccgatgaccgattgagcctaattttcacagttttttttaatttttatataagttgtgatacacgaagtgtgggacttggacattactattaaccgaaagtgtataatggctttaagtgtattaataatacaataaaataagatAAGTGCAATCTCCGGGGAACAGCACTGTGGcaataccaactgagctatctacccccctcccccattcaGAAGCTCTTCTACCTGTAACTGTACAGCCAGGGTTCACACCCAattttacgatacaacctgggaagcggtgTGGTaggagaccccccccccccggcgaTTGTGTCTCTCattggcaaactgtgtacaacatcttctggtagcgccctctgttgaatcatcTTCCTCTAGTCCATGTTAAATTCCCaagggggaccgaatctccggcggacagaattcccgTGGACACCCGAGGGAACACATTTAAGGGATGTATGcaacttttgtttaaatacaaaaacataattaCACTTTTGAAATTTCTTGTTTCTATTTCGATTTAGAAAAATGGAGAGACGGTTCATAGTTTGGTCAACTACCTTGGTTCTTCTCGTGCCTTTGTTGTTGGAGCTCCCCTACCAAGCACACGCTGCAACCTTCAATTACATGGCACACTGTCGCGACATGGACGCCGGCAAAAACGCCCTCTTTCTCCACACCGTTCACCAGTTCGGAGCTCGGGTTGCAAACGTCTTCAATCGGCACTTCGATAAAGATATAGCGCCCCCTCACGGAATCAACAGGCTAGTCCGTATGTACCAACGACTGCGAGCCGAGCGGAGTGAGTCGAATGACATCAATGATTTTGTGACGGAAGTTGAAGACGTGTTTATGTTGAAGCTGGAAAGATTAGACCGGGAATGCACTAATAGACAAATACTGGGATAAGTAAACAACTTTAGGCACAATAATATAGACTGACATTATCTGTATAGAAACGCTTTCAAGTTACCGTGGCAACAGAATTATAACAGACGCGGAAAAATCGTTCTGAACATAATTATTATCGAGGACAGAAATTTTAGACTGATTTATGTGATGCACTTGTATTATCTTCTTCAATGTTAACTTTAGCAGAGGCGAAGTAGTATTGGTATATAACtgtaaaacaaatagttttgtCCCGACGTTTTGACCCATATCAGAGTCTTTCCCGAAGGC belongs to Asterias amurensis chromosome 5, ASM3211899v1 and includes:
- the LOC139937563 gene encoding uncharacterized protein, with the translated sequence MERRFIVWSTTLVLLVPLLLELPYQAHAATFNYMAHCRDMDAGKNALFLHTVHQFGARVANVFNRHFDKDIAPPHGINRLVRMYQRLRAERSESNDINDFVTEVEDVFMLKLERLDRECTNRQILG